CAACCGCGAGCAATCGGTCGAGCAATATCTTCAGGGGAAGAGTGAAGGAATTCCCAACAAAGAAGTTGCGCTGGAAGAGATGATTTTGCTCTGGCTCGCCAATGCTAATCCGGCGTTTTCTCCGTATCTGGAACTTTTCGACGACAAACGACTCGAGCACGAAACCGAATATCGGCAGATAATTCATCTGCTGGATGAATTTTTCAAATCGCAGCCTTATTTTGGCCCTGAAAATCAGCCGCTTCTGGAAATGTTGAGAACGCCGGCGATTAAAGTGCCGCATTCGCTCACCGGGCAATTGGAATACATTCTGGAAAAATGGAGTCCGCTGCTGGGGAAATATTTATCTCGCCTGCTCAGCAGCCTTGATTTGATCAAAGAAGAAGAAAAATTACGCTTCGCCGGTGGTCCGGGGCCTTCACACGTTTACGATTTTACCGGCGCGGAAGACGAGCCGGAACGATTTTCCCCGGACAAAGACTGGATGCCCAATTTGGTGCTCATTGCCAAAAGCACATTTGTCTGGCTGGATCAATTATCGAAAAAATACCAGCGTTCCATCACGCGATTGGATGAAATCCCGGACGAGGAACTGGATCAATTGGCGCGCTGGGGCTTCACCGGGCTGTGGCTCATCGGAATCTGGGAACGGAGCAGCGCATCGAAAAAAATCAAACAGTATTGCGGAAATCCGGAAGCGGAATCTTCCGCCTATTCCCTGTTCGACTATGTCGTGGCGCAAAATCTGGGCGGCGATGAGGCATTTGAGAATTTAAAAAAACGATGCTGGCAGCGCGGCATTCGACTGGCGAGCGACATGGTTCCCAATCACACGGGAATTTATTCCAGATGGATAATTGAACATCCGGATTGGTTCATCGGACAGCCCTATTCACCGTTTCCGGGCTATTCGTTCAACGGAGCAAATTTATCCGACGATCCGAATCTGGGAATTTACATCGAAGATCATTATTACGACCGCACCGACGCTGCCGTTGTTTTCAAACGTGTCGATTTTCGAACCGGAGAAACCCGATACATTTACCATGGCAACGATGGCACCAGCATGCCCTGGAACGATACGGCACAACTCAATTATCTCAATCCGGAATTGCGCGAGGCAGTGA
This genomic stretch from Calditrichota bacterium harbors:
- a CDS encoding alpha-amylase, producing MTFQFPTLGQNLTPLGKLLREFHISRQSRDKYKFDQSLFSLHGNVVFANFHAVRQFVRKMNDKRDLVNFPEQAIRAGQINAMGLIDEILHHVVELYRQEKNPQLNEQALKWLTDKLGEENVEKALRVFVEEFPPLHVYNREQSVEQYLQGKSEGIPNKEVALEEMILLWLANANPAFSPYLELFDDKRLEHETEYRQIIHLLDEFFKSQPYFGPENQPLLEMLRTPAIKVPHSLTGQLEYILEKWSPLLGKYLSRLLSSLDLIKEEEKLRFAGGPGPSHVYDFTGAEDEPERFSPDKDWMPNLVLIAKSTFVWLDQLSKKYQRSITRLDEIPDEELDQLARWGFTGLWLIGIWERSSASKKIKQYCGNPEAESSAYSLFDYVVAQNLGGDEAFENLKKRCWQRGIRLASDMVPNHTGIYSRWIIEHPDWFIGQPYSPFPGYSFNGANLSDDPNLGIYIEDHYYDRTDAAVVFKRVDFRTGETRYIYHGNDGTSMPWNDTAQLNYLNPELREAV